The following are from one region of the Polyangiaceae bacterium genome:
- a CDS encoding alpha-glucosidase C-terminal domain-containing protein, with protein sequence MGKRAAVRGSRLTRTLAATSLGLAAALSVPACSSDESSPPQEQTPDWDAKATELLSGPNWYRHAVFYEVYVRSFQDSDGDGIGDFKGLTSKLDYLKELGVDGIWLMPIMPSPFVDSGYDVADYRGINPDYGTMDDFDAFLKAAHDKGIRVIIDLVLNHTSDQHAWFTESRSSKDNPKADWYVWSDTEGTPNNGCGTHQAVFGDSAWQFDETRQQYYFHRFYPGQPDLNYENPEVVKETLDIARFWLEKGVDGFRCDVISLLYESATDCGFLDETKDYIKQLRGVVDEYPDAVLLAEPTDLTNSTEYFGSGQDMFHMTFNFGYGYFWNFHFGGGLAQPISDVFQRTLDEYPAGAQDALVIGSHDVSRAWVNAGSSEERYKLAALVQLTMKGSPFIYYGEEVAIRPSDDSIIDFRDEARSPLPWNDQAPGYGFTTGTPWLAFGPDLAETNIAAQQASSSSMYAFYRSILDLRRGRAVWGNGELRLLTPSDPAVLAYLRYDADLRYLVVLNLGFVESQTNLSAAELGATQGEGVLGNTSLSFETDSASLSIPPQGYGIFELR encoded by the coding sequence ATGGGTAAACGCGCCGCCGTCCGCGGCTCTCGGCTGACTCGAACGCTCGCTGCAACATCCCTTGGGCTAGCCGCAGCGTTGAGCGTGCCGGCGTGCTCCAGTGACGAGAGCTCTCCCCCCCAAGAACAAACTCCCGATTGGGACGCGAAGGCGACGGAGCTATTGAGCGGGCCGAACTGGTATCGCCACGCGGTGTTCTATGAAGTCTACGTGCGCTCATTCCAAGACTCCGATGGCGACGGCATCGGTGATTTCAAGGGCCTGACGTCCAAGCTCGATTACCTCAAGGAACTGGGCGTCGATGGGATTTGGCTGATGCCCATCATGCCGTCGCCGTTCGTGGACTCGGGGTATGACGTCGCGGATTATCGCGGCATCAACCCGGACTACGGCACGATGGATGACTTCGACGCCTTCCTGAAGGCGGCGCACGACAAGGGCATTCGGGTGATCATCGACTTGGTGTTGAACCACACGTCGGACCAGCATGCTTGGTTCACCGAGTCGCGCTCGAGCAAGGACAACCCCAAGGCGGACTGGTACGTCTGGTCTGACACCGAGGGTACGCCGAACAACGGTTGCGGGACGCATCAAGCCGTGTTCGGAGATTCTGCGTGGCAATTTGATGAGACGCGGCAGCAATACTACTTTCATCGCTTCTATCCGGGGCAGCCGGACCTGAACTACGAAAACCCCGAGGTGGTGAAGGAGACGTTGGATATCGCGCGTTTCTGGCTTGAAAAGGGCGTGGACGGCTTCCGCTGCGATGTCATCAGCCTGCTCTACGAGTCGGCGACCGACTGCGGCTTTTTGGATGAGACCAAGGACTACATCAAGCAGCTACGCGGCGTCGTCGACGAGTACCCTGACGCTGTTCTCCTCGCGGAACCGACCGACTTGACCAACTCGACGGAGTACTTCGGGAGTGGTCAGGACATGTTCCACATGACCTTCAACTTCGGCTACGGCTACTTCTGGAATTTTCATTTTGGGGGAGGGTTGGCGCAACCCATCAGCGATGTGTTCCAACGTACCCTCGACGAGTATCCGGCGGGGGCGCAAGACGCGCTGGTGATTGGCAGCCACGATGTCTCGCGCGCTTGGGTGAATGCCGGCAGCAGTGAGGAGCGCTACAAGCTGGCAGCCCTGGTGCAGCTCACCATGAAAGGCTCGCCTTTCATCTACTACGGAGAAGAAGTGGCGATTCGTCCGAGTGACGACAGCATCATCGACTTCCGTGACGAAGCCCGCTCGCCGCTGCCTTGGAATGACCAAGCGCCAGGTTATGGGTTCACTACGGGGACGCCGTGGTTGGCCTTCGGACCAGACCTTGCGGAAACGAACATCGCGGCTCAGCAGGCCAGTTCGAGTTCGATGTACGCCTTCTATCGCTCGATTCTGGATCTAAGACGCGGCCGCGCAGTGTGGGGCAACGGCGAGCTCCGGCTGCTCACTCCCTCCGACCCCGCGGTGCTGGCTTACCTGCGGTACGACGCAGATTTGCGCTACCTGGTCGTGCTGAACTTGGGCTTCGTGGAGAGCCAGACCAACCTGAGCGCTGCTGAGCTTGGCGCAACCCAGGGTGAGGGGGTGCTGGGCAACACCAGCCTGAGCTTCGAGACAGACAGTGCGAGCCTCAGCATTCCGCCCCAGGGCTACGGCATCTTCGAGTTGCGCTGA
- a CDS encoding HD family hydrolase codes for MTPDLLIDTCMKLDPLSELPRTGWLLRGIRPCESLADHSYGVAVVSALLVDGLRAEGATVDGERVLRLALSHDAPEARTGDIPMPSKTPELDAELTKLESSLFHSLLPPAWHALHEELERAETLEARIVRAADKLQMMIKVLVYESQQRGRLEEFWRNPKNFRDYDVLLARACFDRVCERAGKPKPLTA; via the coding sequence ATGACCCCTGACCTGCTCATCGACACCTGCATGAAGCTGGATCCGCTGTCGGAGCTGCCGCGCACCGGTTGGCTGCTCCGAGGGATTCGGCCCTGCGAATCGCTGGCGGACCACAGCTACGGCGTTGCGGTTGTTTCCGCGCTGTTAGTCGATGGACTCAGAGCCGAGGGAGCAACGGTAGACGGGGAGCGCGTGCTGCGCTTGGCGCTTTCCCATGACGCGCCAGAGGCCCGCACCGGCGACATCCCGATGCCCTCGAAGACGCCAGAGCTCGACGCCGAGCTGACCAAGCTCGAGTCGTCGCTCTTTCACAGCCTCTTGCCCCCCGCGTGGCATGCCCTGCACGAAGAGCTGGAGCGCGCCGAAACCCTCGAAGCACGTATCGTCCGCGCAGCGGACAAACTGCAGATGATGATCAAGGTGCTCGTCTACGAGTCCCAACAGCGCGGCCGCCTGGAGGAGTTCTGGCGGAACCCAAAGAACTTCCGAGACTACGACGTCCTGCTAGCGCGGGCTTGCTTCGACCGGGTGTGCGAGCGGGCTGGCAAGCCCAAGCCCCTCACGGCATGA
- a CDS encoding MaoC family dehydratase has product MAKTNPGNFFEDFQTGSELVHAVPRTVTEGDQALYIGLTGDRYPLHCSAEFARSLGYQRETVNDLLTFHMVFGKTVNDVSLNAVANLGYAGLRFLQPVYPGDTLRSVSTVIGKKENTSGKNGIVWVKTLGTNQRGEAVLEYYRWVMVNKRDPGTPTGAADKPSMPALVEPKDLVVPSCLSLEKYEPWPAGGSYWEDYEKGEKIDHVDGMTIEESEHAIATRLYQNTAKVHFDGHNAAKTRFKKRLMYGGHVISVARALSFNGMERALGILAFNAGAHANPTFAGDTIFAYSEVLDKADLGRPDVGALRVRVVASKNVDQPSSELPLKVEQDGKSVYNSSVVLDLDYWLLLPKAR; this is encoded by the coding sequence GTGGCGAAGACGAACCCCGGTAACTTCTTCGAAGACTTTCAGACCGGCAGCGAGCTGGTGCATGCCGTGCCGCGCACCGTGACCGAAGGGGATCAAGCGCTCTACATCGGCCTGACCGGGGACCGCTATCCTTTGCACTGCTCTGCGGAGTTTGCGAGGAGCCTCGGCTACCAGCGCGAGACGGTTAACGACCTACTTACTTTCCATATGGTATTTGGGAAGACGGTCAACGACGTGTCGCTGAATGCAGTCGCGAACCTGGGCTACGCGGGCCTTCGCTTCCTTCAGCCGGTTTACCCTGGGGATACGCTCCGCTCGGTGTCGACGGTGATCGGCAAGAAGGAGAACACCAGCGGCAAGAACGGCATCGTCTGGGTCAAGACCCTCGGCACCAATCAGCGCGGGGAGGCGGTGCTCGAATACTACCGCTGGGTGATGGTGAACAAGCGCGACCCGGGCACGCCGACCGGCGCTGCGGATAAGCCGAGCATGCCCGCCCTGGTGGAGCCGAAGGACTTGGTGGTGCCGAGCTGCCTGAGCCTGGAGAAGTACGAGCCGTGGCCCGCCGGCGGCAGCTACTGGGAAGACTACGAAAAAGGCGAAAAGATCGACCACGTCGACGGCATGACGATCGAAGAGAGCGAACATGCAATTGCCACGCGGCTATATCAAAACACGGCTAAGGTGCATTTCGATGGCCACAACGCCGCGAAGACTCGCTTCAAGAAGCGCCTGATGTACGGTGGCCACGTGATCAGCGTTGCCCGCGCGCTGTCGTTCAACGGCATGGAGCGCGCCCTGGGCATCCTGGCGTTCAACGCTGGCGCCCACGCGAACCCGACGTTCGCCGGAGACACCATCTTCGCCTACAGCGAGGTGCTCGACAAAGCCGACCTCGGGCGGCCTGATGTTGGCGCGCTGCGGGTGCGCGTGGTTGCGAGCAAGAACGTCGACCAGCCTTCCAGTGAGCTACCGCTCAAGGTCGAGCAAGACGGCAAGAGCGTCTACAACTCGAGCGTCGTGCTCGACTTGGACTACTGGCTATTGCTGCCGAAGGCGCGCTGA
- a CDS encoding NUDIX domain-containing protein, which translates to MAKAQQVSAGILLWRPSLLFGGGDPQGNQEAAYEFLLAHPGGPYFKNKDEGAWSIPKGLLESGEDAEAAALREFREETGLDIELSLVSLGEVKLKSGKRVLGFAAQGDCDAASLQSNTFEVEWPPRSGRKQSFPEIDCFEWFGPQAAKVKLNPAQALFVDRALEHITAE; encoded by the coding sequence GTGGCCAAAGCTCAACAAGTCAGCGCGGGCATCTTGCTCTGGCGTCCGTCCCTTCTTTTTGGGGGAGGCGATCCGCAAGGAAACCAGGAGGCAGCTTACGAGTTCCTCCTGGCTCACCCGGGCGGCCCCTACTTCAAAAACAAGGACGAAGGCGCCTGGAGCATCCCCAAGGGCCTGCTCGAGTCGGGAGAGGACGCTGAAGCCGCTGCGTTGCGAGAGTTCCGGGAGGAGACCGGGCTCGACATCGAACTTTCGCTGGTCAGCCTGGGCGAGGTGAAGCTGAAGAGCGGCAAGCGTGTGTTGGGCTTTGCGGCGCAGGGAGACTGCGACGCTGCGAGCTTGCAGAGCAACACCTTCGAGGTGGAGTGGCCGCCTCGATCCGGGAGGAAACAAAGCTTCCCGGAGATCGACTGCTTCGAGTGGTTTGGCCCCCAGGCGGCCAAGGTGAAGCTCAACCCCGCTCAGGCGCTGTTCGTCGATCGCGCCCTGGAACACATCACCGCTGAGTAG
- a CDS encoding DUF3105 domain-containing protein, translating into MLTRSLTLVALALLSAACGESTSDTGGTGGTSSDAGSDVVIDAEPPVEAGACNALAQHWPNFGQTHVEICSDVSYPSSPPTSGNHYGSWPQFKTYADPLPYGFMVHGMEHGAVVFSYNCPSGCADEVARAQKLIDEQLPGDVFCAAQGVDRQRVILTPDPGLKSKWAAAAWQWSLNADCFDEETFLNFYEAHYDQAPEHICSDGIDVSPEGGIPEDCGPPR; encoded by the coding sequence ATGCTTACTCGATCCCTTACGTTAGTAGCGCTAGCGCTGCTTTCCGCCGCTTGCGGGGAGTCCACGTCGGACACCGGCGGAACCGGCGGCACCTCCAGCGACGCGGGCTCCGACGTGGTGATCGACGCTGAGCCGCCCGTCGAAGCAGGCGCGTGCAACGCCCTCGCACAGCATTGGCCCAACTTCGGCCAGACCCACGTCGAGATCTGTTCGGACGTCAGCTACCCATCCAGCCCGCCAACCTCGGGCAACCACTATGGCAGCTGGCCCCAGTTCAAGACCTACGCCGACCCGCTACCGTACGGATTCATGGTCCACGGCATGGAGCACGGAGCGGTGGTCTTCTCCTACAACTGCCCGAGCGGCTGCGCCGACGAGGTCGCGCGTGCCCAGAAGTTGATCGACGAGCAGCTGCCCGGTGATGTGTTCTGCGCGGCGCAAGGCGTCGACCGCCAGCGCGTGATCCTGACGCCGGATCCGGGGCTCAAGTCGAAGTGGGCCGCCGCGGCGTGGCAGTGGTCACTCAACGCCGACTGCTTCGACGAAGAAACATTCCTGAACTTCTACGAAGCCCACTACGACCAGGCGCCTGAGCACATCTGCAGCGATGGCATCGACGTCAGCCCAGAGGGAGGCATCCCCGAGGACTGCGGCCCGCCGCGCTGA
- the groES gene encoding co-chaperone GroES, which translates to MNIRPLQDRVIVKRVQEEEKTKGGIIIPDSAKEKPIEGKVIAVGNGKVLEDGTVRALDVKKGDHVLFGKYAGTEVKLDGEEHLILREDDILGVIEK; encoded by the coding sequence ATGAACATCCGACCGCTGCAAGACCGCGTCATCGTGAAGCGCGTGCAGGAAGAGGAAAAGACCAAGGGCGGCATCATCATCCCCGATAGCGCCAAAGAGAAGCCGATCGAGGGCAAGGTGATCGCTGTTGGTAACGGCAAGGTCCTCGAGGACGGCACCGTGCGCGCGCTCGACGTGAAGAAGGGCGACCACGTCCTCTTCGGCAAGTACGCCGGCACCGAGGTGAAGCTCGACGGCGAAGAGCACCTGATCCTGCGCGAGGACGACATCCTCGGCGTCATCGAGAAGTGA
- the groL gene encoding chaperonin GroEL (60 kDa chaperone family; promotes refolding of misfolded polypeptides especially under stressful conditions; forms two stacked rings of heptamers to form a barrel-shaped 14mer; ends can be capped by GroES; misfolded proteins enter the barrel where they are refolded when GroES binds) — translation MAAKEIAYQETARNLILNGVNALADAVKVTLGPKGRNVVLEKSFGSPTITKDGVTVAKEIELENKFENMGAQMVREVASKTSDVAGDGTTTATVLAQAIFREGSKLVAAGHNPMDIKRGIDTAVETITESLKKLSKSTKDANEIAQVGTISANGDTTIGKLLSEAMEKVGKEGVITVEEAKSADTTLDVVEGMQFDRGYLSPYFVTDPERMEAVLNDCYILLSEKKIANMKDLLPVLEAIARQQKPLLIIAEDIEGEALATLVVNKLRGTLATAAVKAPGFGDRRKEMLKDIATLTGGQVIAEELGLKLENVTISDLGQAKTVKIDKDNTTIVDGAGKKDKIKARQAEIRGQIENTTSDYDREKLQERLAKLVGGVAVIKVGAATETEMKEKKARVEDALHATRAAVEEGIVPGGGVALIRSQKGLDKLEVPHEQQPGVDIIRRAIEYPLRQIVANAGEEGSIVVQKVKEAKGANGYNAQTGEYGDMLAMGVIDPTKVVRSALQNAASVAGLLLTTEALVAEKPKEEKAAAGGHSHGPEF, via the coding sequence ATGGCTGCCAAAGAGATTGCCTACCAAGAAACCGCGCGGAACCTGATCCTCAACGGCGTGAACGCGCTGGCTGACGCGGTCAAGGTCACCCTCGGGCCCAAGGGCCGCAACGTCGTGCTCGAGAAGAGCTTCGGCTCCCCCACGATCACCAAGGACGGCGTGACCGTCGCCAAGGAGATCGAGCTCGAGAACAAGTTCGAGAACATGGGCGCCCAGATGGTGCGCGAAGTTGCCAGCAAGACCAGCGACGTCGCTGGCGACGGCACCACCACCGCCACCGTGCTGGCCCAAGCGATCTTCCGCGAGGGTTCCAAGCTCGTTGCCGCGGGGCACAACCCCATGGACATCAAGCGCGGCATCGACACCGCGGTTGAGACCATCACGGAGTCCCTGAAGAAGCTCTCCAAGTCCACCAAGGACGCGAACGAGATCGCTCAGGTCGGCACCATCAGCGCCAACGGCGACACCACCATCGGCAAGCTCCTCAGCGAGGCGATGGAGAAGGTCGGCAAGGAAGGCGTCATCACCGTCGAAGAGGCGAAGAGCGCGGACACCACCCTGGACGTCGTCGAGGGCATGCAGTTCGACCGTGGCTACCTCAGCCCCTACTTCGTCACCGACCCCGAGCGCATGGAAGCGGTCCTCAACGACTGCTACATCCTGCTCAGCGAGAAGAAGATCGCCAACATGAAGGATCTTCTCCCGGTGCTCGAGGCGATTGCTCGTCAGCAGAAGCCCCTGCTGATCATCGCCGAGGACATCGAGGGTGAGGCTCTGGCGACCCTCGTCGTGAACAAGCTGCGTGGCACGCTCGCGACCGCCGCCGTCAAGGCGCCCGGCTTTGGCGATCGCCGCAAGGAAATGCTGAAGGACATCGCGACCCTGACCGGCGGTCAGGTGATCGCTGAGGAGCTTGGCCTCAAGCTCGAGAACGTCACCATCAGCGACCTCGGCCAAGCCAAGACCGTCAAGATCGACAAGGACAACACCACGATCGTCGACGGCGCTGGCAAGAAGGACAAGATCAAGGCCCGTCAGGCTGAGATCCGCGGCCAGATCGAGAACACCACCAGCGACTACGACCGCGAGAAGCTCCAGGAACGTCTGGCGAAGCTCGTCGGCGGCGTTGCCGTCATCAAGGTCGGTGCCGCCACCGAGACCGAGATGAAGGAGAAGAAGGCTCGCGTCGAAGACGCGCTGCACGCGACCCGCGCAGCTGTCGAAGAGGGCATCGTCCCCGGCGGTGGCGTCGCGCTGATCCGCTCTCAGAAGGGCCTCGACAAGCTCGAGGTTCCCCACGAGCAGCAGCCCGGCGTGGACATCATCCGTCGCGCCATCGAGTACCCCCTGCGCCAGATCGTCGCGAACGCTGGTGAAGAGGGCTCGATCGTCGTGCAGAAGGTCAAGGAAGCGAAGGGAGCCAACGGCTACAACGCTCAGACCGGCGAGTACGGCGACATGCTGGCGATGGGCGTCATCGACCCCACGAAGGTCGTGCGCTCGGCGCTGCAGAACGCGGCTAGCGTCGCTGGCCTGCTGCTCACCACCGAGGCTCTCGTCGCCGAGAAGCCGAAGGAGGAGAAGGCAGCTGCTGGTGGCCACAGCCACGGCCCCGAGTTCTAG